The sequence below is a genomic window from Oreochromis niloticus isolate F11D_XX linkage group LG3, O_niloticus_UMD_NMBU, whole genome shotgun sequence.
TTCAGACTTCCTCTAAGCTACACTGACATCACTCCTCCTTTGCTTTGAACAATTTACAGTTGAACACAGCGTAACTGTAAAACCACAGAGTTGAACTTCCTGTTAGGATGTTCTGCTCTAAATGCTCCGTCTTGTTTTGTCTCTATGACAAACTAAAAATGATAAAAGGATCAGCTGACATTAGTTTTTATGTTATagcatgaaaatgttttagttttaatttagtATTTTAGTGTCTTCTGCTCCTTACATAGTGTAGTAAAGTTTCCTTTACGCAGTGGGTTTGTCTTTAGTGTCTGGTCGTTCTGGCATTTTAAGCTGAAAAGCTTCACAAAGGTCAGAGGTTACAAATTCAATTCTCTGAGTAACACATCCATATCATAACCTGCTATAATGCTTCTAtgataatgaataaataataaacttaGCTGCTATTGGGGAAAAAACATGTTCCAAACATGACAGATGAAAATTTCAACCATCCTGTCCTATTATAtctttttctcagttttgtttttaagtcaaCGTCAGAGTTTACCTCTCTGGGTCAGACCACAAGACTTAGAgtaggggtgtcaaacataaggcacGGGGGCCATAATCTGCCCATCACAGGCCCACTGGGTGGCTTTGGAAAATGCAGCTTTGCTGCTTTACAGCTGACGACCTCATCAACGGTGATTCATACGACaccaaagtaaataaacaataaacaggCTGTTAAGTTAcagaaagttcctgttttttcaccATCTAGTACAGAAGTATATTAGAGAAAACTCAGAGGTGCTGGTAAAGTTGCACTTCTCCTTCTTACACAGAGATATGTCAGATTGAACGTGCACTTAAACTACTTTACATCGAGGGGAGTTTAATGTGGCCAACGATGTAAAAccagtttgacatccctgaccCAGTTATTATTCACTAATATTAATGAACTGGTAAATAACATGCTGTCATTCAAACAGGGTTCATCTTCACTTTTAAGGTCCGTATTCATTCAGATCTGCCAGTGACAGTGATGGAAGAGCAACACCTCCaccttttaaatacattaaatgGAAAGGCTTAATAATACGGTGGGCGGTTCCATGTAACTGTGATAGATCTGGATAGATGATAAACATTGAAGCTATGCAATATTTTACCTTCATACAACAAAGGATTTCAGGTGTTAGAGGTCATTGAAGTACAAATAGAGCAGGTGAAACTTGTCACATATTATGTcctaatatttttttccaggATTTCTCTCAATTATAGTGATTTAGGTAAATGATGCATCATTTGTCTGAACTCTGTAGTGATGTCATGTAGTGTGATCCAGGATTAAATTAAACAATTAGTTTTTAAACCAGTGTTGTTTTGTAAGTTTAGTGTTTTGTTAATTTACACATACTAAACCATAGAGACATTTGAAACCTGCTGTTCATGAGGATGCTAGTTAAAATCCCGGttctgttgtttatgttttctgtagcacacaaaaccaacaacagcagcaacaagaagCACAGCAGGAACACTCAGACCAACGATGAGTCCAACAGGTGCAACTGTGAGTTGtgctgtctgacctgcaggtgagaaacaggtgtgaggtgtcagctgtcaggtgggtgatgagtgaagaacagaacaggcTGCAGTTCAACAGGAGGCTAGTATGAATCCTGACTCTGtggttgtttatgttttctgtagatcaaaaatccaacaacagcagcaacaagaagCAAAGCAGAAACTGAAAGACCGACGatcagtccaacagatccatcctctgtgcctcctcctgtctgacctgcaggtgagaaacaggtgtgaggtgtcagctgtcaggtaggtgatgagtgaagaacagaacagaatccatttcctcttcaaactgctgtcagacattatctactgcactctgatcacatcactcagaccagctgctttctacaaagtctcatcaacaacatctttagaaacaaacatcaacaaccaggaagcagcttcacctctgatcacacacacactcaactctactcactcacctgaaACAGTCAGGCTGACAGTGTTGATGCTCTCCCATGAAGTTGTCCCTCCATTGAAGATATTACAATTGTATGATCCATCATCAGCAGTCGTCACATTTTTCAGAACCAGAGACACGTCTCCATTATTCATCTtcctgtcctgcagatccacccggttcttaaaagacaCATGCTGCTCTTCTGGATCCAGCTGCTCATCCCGGAACAGAAGCACATATTCCTTCCCCAGGTCAGCTCTGTTCCACTTCACAGCTCTGATGGTTTTGTCGGATGGAACTCGACATGGTAGAACTACGTCCTGTCCAGACTTCGCTGTAACAGTGTTCTGGgctgaaaaaggaaacaacacagagcagagaggttaaaggtcaaagtacagcTGTTCACTTCTACAGCAGCCAATCTGAGTGAGGATCAGTGACCAGTGAACCCCACTGAaccaaagaagaggaaaaaaaacccccaaacttCTTGTACTTTATTTTAGAAGAAAGTCGCCAAACCTTTGAAGCTGTAAGTCAGATCAGACTCCTGTTATATACaagcagttttcagttttctcatggtagtctggcttcctcccacagtccagagacatgcagttagttgTAGTGgtgggcgatatgacgatatatatcgtctggacgatagaaaagtgtctatcgtgccatttgtcttccattgtttctatcgtttctaaccctaattttataaattcttacataaaatatataaataatcctATACTGTCATGTTCCTGGGTctgttgacccagcgttttgagttttagtttattttgatgtttatggtttatttcTACTTCATTAGGTTATCTAagctcatttgtttatttagattccccttgtgtcttctaCCCCTGTGTTTTAGTCTCCTTTTGCCCTTTATGTGTTTCACGCTGCgtgtcttatgttgtcaagGTTATATTGTCttgtctgtgtctcatgtttcctgttttattttgaaggtttaTGTTCTATGTCAGTGTAGTcagctttgcttcctttgtctcgttatgtcagaccagtgtcagctgtttccccatgtgtttccactttccctaatcacccttgtgtgtatttagtctgtgtgtttctgttcattcctggtcaggtcgtctgttgtcCATGCCATGTTCTTCACTCCATGTTTCTAGGTTTCATGTCCAggtttttcatgttgtttatttaGTTCTCACAGTTTAGGTTGATGTTAGTTTACTTCAGTTTTGCCTTGCTTTGTCTTTGTACCTTTTTACCAGCCTTATTAaacggctcgctttttgttaacATTCACGTTTTGCTCCCTGTTCCTtggagtctgcattttgggtcctttttttCAATTCATACAGTCTGCCCCGCCAGACTGTGACATATACAACCGTTCGGAGCAGGCACATTGCGTTTtccctaactatttttaaatccctgtagaactggaaccacgtaaggtagcgtaatttttttttttgcatatgaaaccgtaggagttgtacttacatcttattccattagcttgccctaggtcacggtttccttccactttgcaaaaattaaaaagcacttccagcaacaaaaacataatattccagaaacacgctttgctgatccgatcagctgttcataacacttcctacgctGGAATAactcagcgcgaactatcgcatgcctgtccgaaaccggaagtgacgtcattttcgcagaaaatgtagttttctagcttcaaagcctatgttggtgtttttaaaagtcatggttgactttatgcttttctgtatcgtttctgggatgcttagaagtcaaattacactgttggaaatagtttattttgatgcacatgctgtgtttttgcaaatttgcatttatttattttcatttttcctgtagtatctcaaaaataaaactatgaagacactcaaaataaatttctcgtggttggaaactattttgtgcaacttttttgtatttacagttttgagggataagcctcttaaattcctctaactagaaatatatgtaaaaaaacaaaacaaaaacgattttcaattatttttttttttttgtagtttattgcacttttttgcaatttatgtagttactatggacttaatgcatacatattattaaaatttgggctataacggttgtattgatgtatagcaacttgaaatgctcccacaaatggcactacagcatgtaaaatgtaaagataagctctggcggacttggttctatggtaggtcttacaGGGTTAAATAGCcggtggcaaatatattagtgttgtcttctcactatacatactcttaacttcatgcaagagaaaataaagtataaaaaatgatattttccgCAAAGAAACTCCGTCCTGTGTTTTTGACActgctttacgtgcacccggatttgcgacatgctttacggtaactcaaaacgaagactgcaccctctccactcgctgtttacagactgcatactttccagatgaccacaggtcaggtggtatatcgtgatatatatcgtgataaatattttttccatatcacCCAGCACTGGTTAGTTGCATAATAAGTATTAAATCATATatattaaagacatttttaagacACAGGAGAATCTGATGATCTGGCTCTTTgggaaagaggaagaaataAGCAGATGTGGGCAGCTGGGCGAAGTTTCAGTTCTCAGTGGAGAAGATCATTGCGGTAACACTCACTACAAAAGCATAGAGGATGGGActggtttatttgtttgtatggGGAAAAACAGAAAGGAGTGGGTATTGATAACGTCACCTGTGGCTGCTGTGGAGGTGACAGTAGAACAGAAGCCAGTTGACCTTACAGTTGGGCACTATGTGAAATTTTTCCAACCAACAATCGTCAGTCCAGTAAATGACAATAGGTGACTTTTTGATGGGCGGAGCAACGTAATCATGCACAGACTGATTTGCACATCTagaatttatatattttgtttggAGGGAATATTTTACCTtctgttcttgtttgtttcagtaTTAATATGGCTGCTTGTTggattattcattcatttatttatttgagctGCGCCAAATCGCACTAAAGATTTAACTTTACatctgagatttttttaaatatttgctgGAACAGACATTTAGATTTTGAACCTACTTTTTGTCTAATTtcttatttgttgtttagttgagTGTGTAAGACAGATAAACACTGGAATGGCCTGGATACATTTGTCCAATTGCCCAAACATATTTGACTTCAAGGAAAGGAGTCATGGGTTTCCACAGGGGACATTTTACCTGGTAACTGGGAGACAAAGAGAGCAAGGAGAGGTTGTTCTGGGTGAGAATACAGCAGTGAGACTGGACCTCGGTGCACAACAGTCTACCAGCTACACCACCTGAGACTCTGCTGAGCTCGCGAATATTGCTTCCTTTATTGGCTCCTTTAGCAGAGGAGACACTGGGAGCATCCTTAATGAAAGGAGAGGGAGAAATGCAGCCACATGATCCCTGAAGACAAACCACCACATCAAATGGCATCTTCAGGACTTTGTAGTTTCACCCACCCCCACATTATGATTATTAATCAGTCTGATTCGCTGAGCTACTCCAAGTCTCCTGCACACCCGTCCTTCGCCTCGTGACGTGTGTCATGGCGGGCAGGGTGATTATGACAGGAGGCTTTATGGTTGTTTGTGTCGTTTATGGGAACGAAGCTCGGGCCTCGGAGTCCTGAGGCAGCTTGTATGTTActaatgtatttaattttttaaatacgTGAAAGTTGTTTATAGTAAACAACAGGAATGTTCGCGGCCTGTCGTTATGGCGTAGCCCGACGAGAAAGTGGAAGCTGGAGGAGAGCTCACCTTCAGCGGCCAAAACCACGACGAAGAGGAACAGCAGAGCCCAGCAGAGAGACGGGAGTGTTAGTAAAGCCATTCCCGTTTATCCCGGTACATCCCAAACACTAACACACTCTATGGAATTCGATGATTTTTCACTTTAACAATGGAGTAAACCCGTAGGCGCGTCCACTGACTGACCGGAAACACCGGAAACACTGTTGGTACGTACCAACAGTGTTTCcggtcttcttcttcttctcctcctacatttttttttttttttttttcattctttgcaCAAATTTACAAACTCTCATTGGGAGACAACATTGGTGCAACAACATCTTGAAAgagtaagaaaacaaaagaaataggaaaaaactaacaaaaccccccctaaaaaaacaatataaatatgtGAAGGCCATTCTTATGACATTTAACAATTTTCTTTCTGTGAACACTTTAACATAAATGCGGATTACTTGGtacaacaaaagaaacacattcaTTAAAAGGATAGAAACTGGGTCACATTTTCACATATCAAAGCAGCATCTTTACATGAATCCTTCAGTAATTCTAAAGATGAGAAAAAATACTTTAATTCAATCTTCAACGCACTTAGGGAAGGTCTTTTATTTTGCCATTTACACTTATGGATGTGGTATTTGCCCATAATTATTAGAATAGTTTTATTGGTGTTTATAAGTTTATATAAGTTCATTTAATATTCACTCTTCTGTCAGTTTGGGCCATCCCACCTTCTAGTGACATCATCCGGTTAGTAAGGTGGGCAGTTTAATGTcggatgagcagtgttggtctgGAGGTGGTGCACTGATTCCTGGGGAATGTTATGTGTGCGTAAATGACAAGTAAGTATTGACCGGTGTTGTATTTTGCCTTTGTTTGTGTCAGTACTGTAGTATCTTTACCATTTAGGAGCTAATGTAGTCCATAGTTGGAGCGGTAGGCCACGCATGCAACGCGTGAGTTCACCCTCATTTCATATGCTAATTTATGTTGTTAGCTTACCCCGGTTCAGCTTTGTTGACGCATGTACGGTCGCTCGTATGTCCataacatctttagaaacaaacatcaacaaccaggaagcagcttcacctctgatcacacacacactcaactctactcactcacctgaaACAGTCAGGCTGACAGTGTTGATGCTCTCCCATGAAGTTGTCCCTCCGCTGAATATTTTACAATTGTATGATCCATCATCAGCAGTCGTCACATTTTTCAGAACCAGAGACACGTCTCCATTATTCATATtc
It includes:
- the LOC109201241 gene encoding signal-regulatory protein beta-2, producing the protein MKNGDVSLVLKNVTTADDGSYNCNIFNKVTKSWESINTVSLTVSAQNTVTAKSGQDVVLPCRVPSDKTIRAVKWIRADLGDNYVLLYRDERLDPENQHPSFKNRVDLQDRNMNNGDVSLVLKNVTTADDGSYNCKIFSGGTTSWESINTVSLTVSAQNTVTAKSGQDVVLPCRVPSDKTIRAVKWNRADLGKEYVLLFRDEQLDPEEQHVSFKNRVDLQDRKMNNGDVSLVLKNVTTADDGSYNCNIFNGGTTSWESINTVSLTVSGQTGGGTEDGSVGLIVGLSVSALLLVAAVVGFLIYRKHKQPQSQDSY